GTCGTCGGAATATCCGCCAGGTACGTGGCCGCCGTCTCCTTGTGCAGGTCGATGGCGGGACCATAGTCAATCAAGGGTTTAATGGACGATCCCGGCTGACGCGCGATGTCCGAGTGGTCGATTTGGTCCTTCTGATAATCGGCCGCTGAGTCCCGGCCGCCGCCGATGGCGACAATGCCGCCGGTTTGGTTGTTGATGATGGTCACGCCAGCGTTGTAGATGTCGACGCCGTGCTGCCCCGTTTGCGGGTCGGACCACGACGCGTCGGTGTTGCCGAACAGCTGGTCATCCGCCAGGACGCTGTCCACATGGTTTTGTACGTTCAGGTCGATAGACGTGTAAATTTTATATCCGGCCGTCGGCAGTGCATCGTACGCCTGCTGCGCCGTCGAGTACAGGCCTTCCTTGACGAGGTCCTGACATACCGTCGGCGTGATGTTGTCAAGCATCAGGAACGGATACTGGGTCGTCGAAGAAGCGGTTGGTTTGTGAATGTCCTTCAACACGTTGTAGGACATTGCGGATTCGTACTGCTGCTGTGTGATGAAGTGGTTGCGCAGCATTTGATTCAACACGTAGTGTTGGCGGTCGACCGCCCGACTGGGGTACTGGTACGGCGAGAAATAGGACGGGTTATTGATAATCCCGGCCAGGAGGGCAGCTTGCGGGATGTTGAGGTCGCGCGGATCCTTGTGGAACAGAATCTGAGACGCCGTTTTCACCCCGTAAATTGGCGTGTCGCCCATGTCACCCATATATACCCAATTCATATAATCGGTTAGGATTTCATCTTTCGTAAGCATGTGATTGAGTTCGAGTGCGAGTGCGATTTCTTGGATTTTCCGTTTGAGGGTCCGCTGCTGCTCTGGGAACACCGCCAGCTTCACGGTTTCCTGTGTGATGGTGCTGGCGCCGCTCTGGATGTGGTGGCCGATGACGTCCTCCACAAAGGCTCGGCACATGGCCAACGGGTTGATCCCGATGTTCGTCCGAAACGTCTTGTCCTCTGCCGCAATGAGTGCGTTGCTGAGGTATGGAGAGACCTGGTTTACGGACGTGATGGGCTGCCGGTCGCCGCTGGTCGTGTAGCGCCCGATGACTTTGCCATTCACGTCGTACACCGTCGAAGCTTCACTTTCGTTCGTGAACGTGCTGGCCGAGATTGTCGGCAGCCCCTTTAACATGGAAGCGGCGTACCCGATGCCCACTCCCACACCGATCACGATGATTCCCCCAACACCCAGACCAAGCACCTTGAAGGCGGTCCGAATGGGATGACGCCGCTCCTTGCGCGCGGCGTTCGCCCGCTGCTGTTTCTGCTTGTCCTTCGTGCTGGAGCCGTGAACCGGTGGCTTGGTGCCTTTCGCCATTCATGCTCCTCCTCCCGTTAGGACGATTATATTGTTTGTCGGAGAGGTGGTCAAAGCAGGAATTGTCAGGATTCGAGCGGAATCGCGCCCATTCGAGCCGGTTCGCGCGAGGCCGCGCCGCCGATGGAGAAACGAACCGGCTCGAAATCCTTCGTTCGTTCAGCGTGTTACATGATGCTAACTATTGAAATTAGTAAGACCTAATGATATTGTTTAACCGTTACTAACCGAGTCATTGGCTCGGCTGGAACGAATGGCTGTGACGTGTGTTTGTCTGATCTGAACCTGGGGCCGTCTCAGGCATGTCGGTTTCGAGTGAGGAAGCACACGGCAAGGGGGTGAACCAATGACACGGTTGACGACCGAAAAACTGTCCGCTGGTTACGGAGAACACTTGATTGTGAAGGATTTGAACTTGGCGCTGCCAGACGGCCGCATCACCGCTCTTGTGGGGGCGAATGGGTCGGGTAAATCCACCATTTTAAAGACCATCGGGCGATTGCTCAGACCCCGAACGGGCGAAGTATACCTGGACGGGAAAGTCATCGCACGTATGTCCGCCAAGGAAATTGCGCGGCAGCTTGCGATTCTGCCGCAAAATCCGACGTCGCCGGAAGGGCTCACCGTGCGCGAACTTGTGTCCTATGGGCGTTTTCCGCATCAGAGCGGGTTTCACGCAGAGACACGAGAAGACCGCCGCATGGTCGAATGGGCGCTGGCTGCGACGGGCATGACTGCGTTTGCCGATCGTCCTGTTGGACAAATGTCGGGTGGTCAGCGGCAGCGGGCATGGATCGCCATGGCGTTGGCGCAGGGGACGGACATTTTGCTGCTCGATGAGCCGACCACCTATCTGGACATGGCTCATCAGCTGGAAGTCCTGAATTTGTTGGAGCGGCTGAATCGGGACACGGGACGGACCATCGTGATGGTCGTGCATGATTTGAATCAAGCTGCGCGGTTCGCCCATTACGTCGTTGCCATTCAGCACGGTTCGGCTACATATCAAGGGTCCCCGCGGGAAGTCATTCATGCTGACATGCTCCGCGAGGTGTTCGGGGTGCTGGCAGACGTCGTCGCGGATCCGCGAACGGGTGCACCGCTTTGCATTCCCTATGGACTCGTGGAGGCGTCGGAGGTACGTGATGTCGTCGTGTGATCCGTGCGCGGACGGTTCCAATCCGGTGGATGAAACAAGTCGAACGTTCACAGACCGCCATGCGTTCCACTGACCATCCGCTCAATTCATACACGGGAGGGCTTATGAGCGTGAAACTGAAGCGAAAGTCATGGCTGGTGACGGGGGTCATGCTCGTTTTCATGGCTGCAGTCACAGCCTGCGGCACGGGTCCGGCCTCTGACACAGCGCAGGGCAATCAGACAGCAGCGGACAGCGCAGTGCGTCGTCCGCTCACGATGACAGACGGGATGGGGCACAAGGTGAAAGTGCCCGCCAACCCGCAGCGGATTTGGGCGCCGGCCCTGGAGGACCCCATTGTGGCGCTGGGGGACGCGGACCGGCTGGTCGGACAATACTCCAGCGGTAATGTGGTGGATGGCTATCTGCAAAAGTGGCTGAAAGGGAAGCCGCATATCGACTTGACCGGGAATGGGTTAGATCCGGAGACCGTGCTCTCCATGAACCCAGACCTCATCATCCTCTTCGCTGCGGGACTCGCCGAAAACGGAAAGTACGCGCAATATTCGAGAATCGCTCCGACGTATGTCTTTAACGTCAAAAGCGGGTCTCAGGCCGCATGGCGTCAGGAATTGCTGACGCTGGGTACGATGTTGCACCAGTCCGACCGGGCAAAGCAATTGCTTGCGAATTACGACAAAAAGGTCGCCGCTGCCAAGCAGAAGCTGAAGTACACGGTTGGTGACAAAACCGTCGCGATCATTGAACCGTCCGGCAAACAGCTGTTTCTCATCGGCCCCGGTACGTTCGCTGGCCAGGAGGTGTACGGCGACCTCGGCCTCAAGGCACCGAAACTCGCAAAAGGCTGGGGGACCCTGTCGTTCGAGGCGTTACCGAACTTACAAGCCGACTACATTTTCGTGGTCGTTGGCAACGACAGCACGTCCGAGCTCCAACAGTTGACCAGCAGCCCGGTGTGGAAGAACCTGCCCGCGGTCAAAGCTCGACACGTCTATCAAGTCAGTTATGGGAATTGGATCAACAATGGCGTCATCGCGAATGAAGTCACCATCGACGATGTGCTGAAACACATCGCGAAGGACTGAGGCGGTCGTCGTACACCAAGGGGTAGATCAAATATGCCAATGGGACTTGACGACATCGAGCGTTCCTTCAGAATCTCTTTCAATAAAAGGGAAGATGCCTTGTTCTCGATGTCCATGGCGGGGTTTCTCGAACGCGACAGACTGTTGTCCATCTTGTGTGCATATCGGGATTCACTTCAGGCGTCCGATTTGGCTGTGGCGGCCGTCTCCTTTTCAAGATGGTTTGCGTTTCTCGCTGCAGGTATGCACTATTTCCTGTCTGTTCACAATGTGGCCATCGACCTGTCGCTGTCGAATCTTCATGTGGAGGCCGTTCCCGCCGAGCAAGGTTACGGGTTTTATTTCCCGCTGAACGCGTGGTCGGACGAGGCCGCTCCGACCGTGGCGTCTTTGCGAAACGCTTGGCGTCGGCGTGTGCTTCGTACCTTCTACGGCAACACGGTCCGGCCCGTGCTGGATACCTTGGCGACGCATGCCGGGAT
Above is a genomic segment from Alicyclobacillus cycloheptanicus containing:
- a CDS encoding ABC transporter ATP-binding protein; its protein translation is MTRLTTEKLSAGYGEHLIVKDLNLALPDGRITALVGANGSGKSTILKTIGRLLRPRTGEVYLDGKVIARMSAKEIARQLAILPQNPTSPEGLTVRELVSYGRFPHQSGFHAETREDRRMVEWALAATGMTAFADRPVGQMSGGQRQRAWIAMALAQGTDILLLDEPTTYLDMAHQLEVLNLLERLNRDTGRTIVMVVHDLNQAARFAHYVVAIQHGSATYQGSPREVIHADMLREVFGVLADVVADPRTGAPLCIPYGLVEASEVRDVVV
- a CDS encoding ABC transporter substrate-binding protein; translation: MKLKRKSWLVTGVMLVFMAAVTACGTGPASDTAQGNQTAADSAVRRPLTMTDGMGHKVKVPANPQRIWAPALEDPIVALGDADRLVGQYSSGNVVDGYLQKWLKGKPHIDLTGNGLDPETVLSMNPDLIILFAAGLAENGKYAQYSRIAPTYVFNVKSGSQAAWRQELLTLGTMLHQSDRAKQLLANYDKKVAAAKQKLKYTVGDKTVAIIEPSGKQLFLIGPGTFAGQEVYGDLGLKAPKLAKGWGTLSFEALPNLQADYIFVVVGNDSTSELQQLTSSPVWKNLPAVKARHVYQVSYGNWINNGVIANEVTIDDVLKHIAKD
- a CDS encoding IucA/IucC family C-terminal-domain containing protein — its product is MPMGLDDIERSFRISFNKREDALFSMSMAGFLERDRLLSILCAYRDSLQASDLAVAAVSFSRWFAFLAAGMHYFLSVHNVAIDLSLSNLHVEAVPAEQGYGFYFPLNAWSDEAAPTVASLRNAWRRRVLRTFYGNTVRPVLDTLATHAGIRVGPLWGQIPSRLIWFVGKFAEGQNALVQTRVKADFECLKTELAPEVFGRKQNPFALRLRWVESLEGAGEKVYVFPACCLNYAREQGVHCYACPRLTEAQRAAMRAEFRASRH